The sequence GGTTGCCTCAACACACGTTATGATCGGTCACGCGCTTCTGCGAGCCGTGCGCGTATTCCTGAAGCGGTATCCACATGCGCACCTGCGGATACGGTCCGGGACGATGCATGAGGTGCTCAATATGGTGTGCGTTGATAATCTCTGGCTCACTCGCTGGCGCGACGCCTCTCGGAATACCTCGCTGCCCAAGCAATCACCTGGGACCGGTTTTGCAGGTGGAGCTTGTCCAGGATGTTCTTCATGTGGTACTTGACGGTGTTCTCAGTAATGAAGAGTCTCTCTGCCACCTGCTTGTTGGTCTGCCCCTGGGCGACGAGCTCCAACACCTCCTGTTCGCGCTGGCTCAGTCCGTCGGGGCCTGCATCCGCGCCGCGCGTCGACTTCGACCTGAACTCCTCCAGGGGCTTGCCCGCGAGGCGAGCGGGGACGACCGCCTCGTTGCGCTGGATGGAGTCCAGAGCGTCGAAGAACTCGCCGGCGTCCAGGTCCTTGAGGAGGTAGCTGTGCGCGCCGCTCTTGACCGCCTCAAAGAGGTCGCGCTCGTCGTCCGAGACGGTAAGCATGACGACCTTGATGTCCGGGTACTGGGCCTTGATGAGGCGCGTGGCCTCCAGGCCGCCCATCTCCGGCATGCGAATGTCCATGAGAATGACGTCCGGGTGCACGGAGCGCAGGGCGGCGAGGGCCTCGCGGCCGTTGCCGGCCTGTGCCACCACTTCGTGCTTCCGGGTCCTGAGCAGGCTTGCGACGCCGTCCCGGACGAGCTGCCGGTCGTCTACCAGCATCACCTTCATTGGCCTGACCTCCCGTCGGTTGCAAGGACTGTGCGCGGCGCCAGCA comes from SAR202 cluster bacterium and encodes:
- a CDS encoding response regulator transcription factor, with translation MKVMLVDDRQLVRDGVASLLRTRKHEVVAQAGNGREALAALRSVHPDVILMDIRMPEMGGLEATRLIKAQYPDIKVVMLTVSDDERDLFEAVKSGAHSYLLKDLDAGEFFDALDSIQRNEAVVPARLAGKPLEEFRSKSTRGADAGPDGLSQREQEVLELVAQGQTNKQVAERLFITENTVKYHMKNILDKLHLQNRSQVIAWAARYSERRRASE